The Microbacterium foliorum genome has a window encoding:
- a CDS encoding ABC transporter permease — translation MTSLAQTEAADGTVQLATVRARHLKAPIVLAGATVLLALLFLLVPRSGTSTFRLNDPASPFALPDVALPTGPTSWVIIAILVVLSALAFLRAWSYRKPSIWLVIAFSVLAVFGFLVWAGAGGLVPVSSLLFGAVSLSVPLVFGALGGVIGERAGVVNVAIEGQLLLGAFSAALLSSITGSAFIGLLGAMVGGVLVAAVLAAFAIKYLVEQVIVGVVLNVLVSGLTGFLYGALLAPNEATLNTPVRFSRIEIPLLSDIPIIGPVLFNQTFIVYLMFITVAVVAWGLYRTKWGLRLRAVGEHPQAADTVGIKVNATRFWNVLLAGAIAGIGGAYFTLVSVPQFGKDMTAGLGFIALAAVIFGRWDPIRATLAALLFGFATNLQNLLSILKTPIPGEFMLMLPYVVTLLAVAGFAGQIRGPAASGKPYIKS, via the coding sequence ATGACCTCCCTCGCTCAGACCGAAGCCGCCGACGGAACCGTGCAGCTCGCTACCGTGCGCGCGCGGCACCTGAAGGCGCCGATCGTCCTCGCCGGAGCCACCGTGCTGCTGGCGCTCCTGTTCCTGCTCGTGCCGCGCAGCGGCACCAGCACCTTCCGGCTCAACGACCCCGCCTCGCCCTTCGCGCTGCCCGACGTGGCGCTGCCGACCGGGCCGACGAGCTGGGTCATCATCGCGATCCTCGTGGTGCTGTCGGCGCTGGCGTTCCTGCGGGCGTGGTCGTACCGCAAGCCGTCGATCTGGCTGGTCATCGCCTTCAGCGTGCTCGCCGTGTTCGGGTTCCTCGTGTGGGCCGGCGCCGGCGGACTCGTGCCCGTGAGCAGCCTGCTCTTCGGCGCCGTCTCGCTCTCCGTGCCGCTCGTGTTCGGTGCGCTCGGCGGAGTGATCGGCGAGCGCGCCGGTGTCGTGAACGTCGCGATCGAGGGGCAGCTGCTGCTCGGAGCGTTCTCGGCGGCCCTGCTCTCGAGCATCACCGGCAGCGCGTTCATCGGTCTGCTGGGCGCGATGGTCGGCGGCGTGCTGGTCGCCGCCGTGCTCGCGGCCTTCGCCATCAAGTACCTCGTCGAGCAGGTCATCGTCGGCGTCGTGCTCAACGTGCTGGTCAGCGGTCTCACCGGATTCCTCTACGGAGCGCTGCTCGCTCCGAACGAGGCGACGCTCAACACCCCTGTGCGGTTCAGCCGTATCGAGATCCCGCTTCTCAGCGACATCCCGATCATCGGCCCGGTGCTGTTCAACCAGACCTTCATCGTCTATCTCATGTTCATCACCGTCGCCGTCGTGGCCTGGGGGCTGTACCGCACCAAGTGGGGTCTGCGGCTCCGCGCCGTGGGCGAGCACCCGCAGGCCGCCGACACCGTCGGCATCAAGGTCAACGCGACGCGCTTCTGGAACGTGCTCCTGGCCGGCGCCATCGCCGGCATCGGCGGTGCGTACTTCACGCTCGTCTCGGTGCCGCAGTTCGGGAAGGACATGACCGCGGGCCTCGGCTTCATCGCTCTCGCCGCCGTGATCTTCGGCCGCTGGGACCCGATCCGCGCCACGCTCGCCGCGCTGCTCTTCGGCTTCGCGACCAACCTGCAGAACCTGCTGTCGATCCTGAAGACCCCGATCCCCGGCGAGTTCATGCTCATGCTGCCGTATGTGGTGACGCTGCTCGCGGTGGCAGGCTTCGCAGGTCAGATCCGTGGGCCCGCCGCCAGCGGCAAGCCGTACATCAAGTCGTAG
- a CDS encoding flavin-containing monooxygenase, with product MSRYAIIGAGPSGLAAARALTRRGVAVDGYEASHGVGGLWDIDNPRSTMYESAHLISSRTTTEFSEFPMRSSADYPGHRVLKEYFEEYADRFDLVDLFRFDTTVTRLEPRDGGWDLTSVHAEGTQTQRYAGVVLANGTLATPSIPAFAGAFTGELMHTSDYRSADQLEGRRVLLIGAGNSGCDIAVDAVHRAVSVDMSVRRGYYFVPRYLFGRPSDTLNQGRPLPARIKQSVDSRVLRAFTGDPVRFGFPRPDYRIYESHPIVNTMILNHLGQGDLRIRPDVDRFDGATVRFRDGSADDYDLVLLATGYRLDYPFVDRAHLSWQGAAPRLFLNIFPSSFNGLYVMGMIEASGIGWQGRYEQADLLAAYLHAAERDPDAAERFRSRVRTAPWPDVTGGYRYLGLDRMAYYVNKDAYRSAVRRERLAIEP from the coding sequence ATGAGCAGGTACGCCATCATCGGCGCGGGCCCGTCGGGACTCGCCGCCGCGCGGGCGCTGACGCGTCGGGGCGTCGCCGTCGACGGCTACGAGGCCTCGCACGGCGTCGGCGGGCTCTGGGACATCGACAACCCCCGCAGCACGATGTACGAGTCGGCTCATCTCATCTCGTCGAGGACGACGACGGAGTTCTCCGAGTTCCCCATGCGGTCCTCGGCGGACTATCCGGGTCACCGCGTGCTGAAGGAGTACTTCGAGGAGTACGCAGACCGCTTCGACCTCGTCGATCTGTTCCGCTTCGACACGACCGTCACCCGCCTCGAGCCGCGCGACGGCGGGTGGGACCTCACGAGTGTGCACGCAGAGGGCACACAGACGCAGCGGTACGCGGGCGTCGTGCTCGCGAACGGCACCCTCGCGACCCCGAGCATCCCCGCCTTCGCCGGCGCGTTCACCGGTGAGCTGATGCACACCAGCGACTATCGATCCGCCGACCAGCTCGAGGGACGACGCGTGCTGCTGATCGGCGCGGGCAATTCCGGGTGCGACATCGCCGTCGACGCGGTGCACCGAGCGGTGTCCGTGGACATGAGCGTGCGCCGCGGCTATTACTTCGTGCCGCGCTACCTGTTCGGACGCCCCAGCGACACCCTCAACCAGGGCCGGCCGCTGCCGGCGCGCATCAAGCAGTCGGTCGACAGCCGGGTGCTCCGCGCGTTCACCGGCGACCCCGTGCGCTTCGGCTTCCCCCGGCCGGACTATCGGATCTACGAGTCCCATCCGATCGTCAACACGATGATCCTCAATCATCTCGGACAGGGCGATCTGCGCATCCGTCCCGACGTCGACCGCTTCGACGGGGCGACCGTGCGGTTCCGTGACGGGTCCGCCGACGACTACGACCTCGTGCTGCTCGCGACCGGCTACCGGCTGGACTACCCGTTCGTCGACCGTGCACACCTGTCGTGGCAGGGCGCAGCCCCGCGTCTGTTCCTGAACATCTTCCCGTCCTCGTTCAACGGGCTGTATGTGATGGGCATGATCGAGGCATCCGGCATCGGCTGGCAGGGGCGCTACGAGCAGGCCGACCTCCTCGCCGCCTACCTCCATGCTGCCGAGCGCGATCCCGATGCCGCTGAGCGGTTCCGCTCCCGAGTGAGGACCGCACCGTGGCCGGACGTCACCGGCGGCTATCGCTACCTCGGGCTGGACCGCATGGCGTACTACGTCAACAAGGACGCCTACCGCTCCGCCGTGCGCCGGGAGCGGCTCGCGATCGAGCCGTAG
- a CDS encoding mannitol-1-phosphate 5-dehydrogenase — MKKAVHFGAGNIGRGFVGLLLHEGGYEVVFSDVADALVDAIDAVDSYTVHEAGPGGVDHVVTGFRAVNSRTDPDAVADEVASADVVTTAVGPTVLRFVAPTIVEGLRRRSPDAAPLQVMACENAIGATDTLRTEVEKAAGADAGDLLSRAVFANTAVDRIVPGQPADGGVDVTVEPYFEWAIETGAFGGALPTIPGAHFVDDLAPYIERKLFTVNTGHAATAYFGARAGIERISDALDDPEIAARVSAALEETSAVLVAQHGLDPADLADYRATILQRFRNPALVDTVQRVGRQPLRKISRNERFIGPAAMAAERGLSTTALVGAVTAALEFDEADDEQAVELQHLLRTEDAAAFTTRTTGLAPEHPLFPAIHDAVVSRQTALRA, encoded by the coding sequence GTGAAGAAGGCTGTGCACTTCGGAGCCGGCAACATCGGGCGCGGCTTCGTCGGGCTGCTGCTGCACGAGGGCGGCTACGAGGTCGTCTTCTCCGACGTCGCCGACGCCCTGGTCGACGCGATCGACGCGGTCGATTCGTACACGGTGCATGAGGCCGGCCCGGGAGGCGTCGACCACGTGGTCACCGGCTTCCGCGCCGTGAACAGCAGGACCGATCCGGATGCCGTGGCCGACGAGGTCGCCTCCGCCGACGTGGTCACGACGGCCGTGGGTCCGACCGTGCTGCGGTTCGTGGCGCCGACGATCGTCGAGGGACTGCGCCGCCGCTCCCCCGACGCCGCCCCGCTGCAGGTCATGGCGTGCGAGAACGCGATCGGCGCGACCGACACGCTGCGCACGGAGGTCGAGAAGGCGGCGGGCGCGGATGCCGGAGACCTTCTCTCGCGTGCCGTGTTCGCCAATACGGCGGTGGACCGCATCGTGCCGGGGCAGCCCGCGGACGGCGGCGTCGACGTGACCGTCGAACCGTACTTCGAGTGGGCCATCGAGACCGGAGCCTTCGGCGGAGCTCTGCCGACGATCCCCGGCGCGCACTTCGTCGACGACCTGGCGCCCTACATCGAGCGCAAGCTGTTCACGGTGAACACCGGGCACGCCGCCACGGCGTACTTCGGCGCCCGTGCCGGCATCGAGCGCATCTCGGATGCGCTCGACGACCCCGAGATCGCGGCTCGGGTCTCCGCCGCCCTGGAGGAGACGTCGGCGGTGCTCGTCGCGCAGCACGGTCTCGATCCCGCCGACCTCGCCGACTACCGCGCGACGATCCTCCAGCGCTTCCGCAACCCTGCACTCGTCGACACCGTGCAGCGCGTGGGACGTCAGCCGTTGCGCAAGATCTCGCGCAACGAGAGGTTCATCGGCCCCGCCGCCATGGCCGCGGAGCGAGGGCTGTCGACGACGGCTCTCGTCGGCGCCGTCACCGCCGCCCTCGAGTTCGACGAGGCCGACGACGAGCAGGCTGTGGAGCTGCAGCACCTTCTGCGCACGGAGGACGCCGCGGCGTTCACCACCCGCACCACGGGGCTCGCGCCCGAGCATCCGCTCTTCCCGGCGATCCACGATGCGGTCGTGTCGCGGCAGACGGCGCTGCGCGCCTGA
- a CDS encoding cytidine deaminase has product MTDIDWDELRQVATEAMTKAYAPYSRYRVGAAALVGDGRIVAGCNVENASYGVTLCAECALVGDLHMSGGGQLVAFVCVNNDGQTIMPCGRCRQLLYEHAMPGMLLETVSGIRTIDEVLPDAFGPRALRQAQEPEGEWR; this is encoded by the coding sequence ATGACAGACATCGACTGGGACGAACTCCGTCAGGTCGCGACCGAGGCGATGACGAAGGCGTACGCGCCGTACTCGCGCTACCGGGTGGGCGCCGCCGCTCTCGTCGGCGACGGGCGCATCGTCGCCGGCTGCAACGTCGAGAACGCCTCGTATGGGGTCACGCTGTGCGCGGAGTGCGCGCTCGTCGGCGACCTGCACATGTCGGGCGGCGGGCAGCTGGTCGCCTTCGTGTGCGTCAACAACGACGGACAGACGATCATGCCGTGCGGACGCTGCCGGCAGCTGCTCTACGAACACGCGATGCCCGGGATGCTGCTGGAGACCGTCTCCGGCATCCGGACCATCGATGAAGTACTGCCGGACGCGTTCGGCCCCCGAGCCCTTCGTCAGGCTCAGGAACCAGAAGGAGAGTGGCGATGA
- a CDS encoding adenosine deaminase, protein MSIDANGDVTIQGASLRSLPKVSLHDHLDGAVRPSTIIELADAIGLALPETNPKSLGQWFATKSDSGSLVEYLKTFDVTTAVMQTTEGLTRVAREFVQDLADDGVIYGEVRWAPEQHLTRGLSLEQAVEAVQQGIEEGEDAADRAGRSIRVGQLLSAMRHTDRSREIAELAVDFRGRGVVGFDIAGPEDGFPASDHRAAFDLLAENFFPVTVHAGEAAGPDSIRSALIDGRALRLGHGVRIAEDLQVITQEGDEVQVQFGDLARWVRDREIPLELSPSSNLQTGAITAWGNTLADHPFDLLYQLGFAVTVNVDNRTMSATSLTRELANLVATFEYDLDDLETFQFNAAAGAFLPVEEREELVEMIAEGFDV, encoded by the coding sequence ATGTCGATCGACGCGAACGGTGATGTCACCATCCAGGGGGCCTCCCTGCGCAGTCTGCCCAAGGTGTCGTTGCACGATCACCTGGACGGCGCCGTGCGCCCGTCGACCATCATCGAGCTCGCGGATGCGATCGGACTCGCACTTCCCGAGACGAACCCGAAGTCGCTCGGGCAGTGGTTCGCCACGAAGAGCGACTCCGGCTCGCTCGTCGAGTACCTGAAAACGTTCGACGTCACCACCGCCGTCATGCAGACGACGGAGGGCCTGACCCGCGTGGCGCGCGAGTTCGTGCAGGATCTGGCGGATGACGGCGTGATCTACGGCGAGGTGCGCTGGGCTCCCGAGCAGCACCTCACGCGCGGACTCTCGCTCGAGCAGGCCGTGGAGGCCGTGCAGCAGGGCATCGAAGAGGGCGAGGACGCCGCGGATCGCGCCGGTCGCAGCATCCGCGTCGGCCAGCTGCTCAGCGCCATGCGGCACACCGATCGCTCGCGGGAGATCGCGGAGCTCGCGGTCGACTTCCGGGGTCGCGGTGTGGTCGGGTTCGACATCGCCGGTCCCGAAGACGGGTTCCCCGCCTCGGACCACCGCGCTGCATTCGACCTCCTCGCCGAGAACTTCTTCCCGGTGACCGTGCACGCCGGCGAGGCGGCAGGGCCCGATTCCATCCGCTCCGCGCTGATCGACGGACGCGCACTGCGTCTGGGGCACGGTGTGCGGATCGCGGAGGATCTGCAGGTGATCACCCAGGAGGGCGACGAGGTGCAGGTGCAGTTCGGAGACCTCGCCCGCTGGGTGCGGGACCGCGAGATCCCGCTCGAGCTCTCGCCGTCGTCGAACCTGCAGACCGGGGCGATCACGGCATGGGGCAACACCCTCGCCGACCACCCGTTCGACCTGCTCTACCAGCTCGGATTCGCCGTCACGGTCAACGTCGACAACCGCACGATGAGCGCGACGTCGCTCACGCGGGAGCTCGCGAACCTCGTGGCGACGTTCGAGTACGACCTCGACGATCTCGAGACCTTCCAGTTCAACGCGGCGGCCGGTGCCTTCCTGCCGGTCGAGGAGCGCGAGGAGCTCGTCGAGATGATCGCCGAGGGATTCGACGTCTGA
- a CDS encoding PTS sugar transporter subunit IIA produces the protein MSVLTLDQVRIHAGSSTQDAALQEATDILVAAGAVTPAYVDAMRQREQTVSTFMGNGLAIPHGTNDTKDAILGSALSVVRYDGGVDWDGEPATFVVGIAGRGDEHLEILSQIAILFSDEDDVAKLNAAQTPEELYALLSAVNE, from the coding sequence ATGAGCGTTCTCACCCTCGACCAGGTCCGCATCCACGCGGGCTCCAGCACGCAGGACGCCGCCCTGCAGGAGGCCACCGACATCCTGGTGGCCGCCGGCGCCGTCACCCCCGCGTACGTCGACGCCATGCGCCAGCGCGAGCAGACGGTCTCGACCTTCATGGGCAACGGCCTGGCGATCCCGCACGGCACGAACGACACGAAGGATGCCATCCTCGGCTCCGCGCTCTCGGTGGTCCGCTACGACGGCGGGGTGGACTGGGACGGCGAGCCCGCCACGTTCGTCGTGGGCATCGCGGGACGCGGCGACGAGCACCTCGAGATCCTCTCGCAGATCGCGATCCTCTTCTCCGACGAGGATGACGTCGCGAAGCTCAACGCCGCACAGACCCCGGAGGAGCTCTACGCCCTGCTCTCGGCGGTGAACGAGTGA
- a CDS encoding polysaccharide deacetylase family protein has product MVSGGKRRRAGLVVIISAVVVLAGGAALAYAWVTRTPAEVIPRASSATLERSLTPAQQLLADADDPLACAVSFVGDGAPQDPMLQHQDALYVGLPIPAQDGRVFAGWYATEADAAAMTVAARVNGADPVVCVDQQAALFAAWTTPEANAAADVQVSILMYHQFTTDPDGESGWLRGNYAYIGDFDAQMNHIASTGFYLPTWDELSAFIDGRLSLPARSVIITDDDADQTWFDLAVPVIDRYGLLSTSFMITADRQDPAPSKYVLRRSHTHDMHKAGDNGKGRMVNWTAEQIAADLNASADVLGVREVIAYPYGHYNDTAKQGVTMAGYEMARTIEPGYVEIGTDKLALPVVRIDYGMGLDALIKRIG; this is encoded by the coding sequence ATGGTTTCCGGGGGGAAACGACGCCGTGCAGGCCTCGTCGTCATCATCAGTGCCGTCGTCGTGCTCGCCGGGGGAGCGGCGCTGGCGTATGCCTGGGTCACGCGCACGCCGGCGGAGGTCATCCCGCGCGCGAGCTCCGCGACCCTCGAACGCTCGCTGACGCCCGCACAGCAGCTCCTCGCGGATGCGGATGACCCGCTCGCGTGCGCGGTGAGCTTCGTGGGTGACGGCGCACCGCAGGACCCGATGCTCCAGCATCAGGACGCCCTGTACGTCGGTCTTCCGATCCCCGCCCAGGACGGTCGCGTGTTCGCGGGCTGGTATGCGACCGAGGCCGATGCCGCGGCGATGACGGTCGCCGCCCGCGTGAACGGCGCCGACCCGGTCGTCTGCGTCGACCAGCAGGCAGCCCTGTTCGCCGCGTGGACGACACCGGAGGCCAACGCGGCCGCCGACGTGCAGGTGTCGATCCTGATGTACCACCAGTTCACGACCGACCCCGACGGCGAATCCGGATGGCTGCGGGGCAACTACGCGTACATCGGCGACTTCGACGCGCAGATGAACCACATCGCGAGCACCGGCTTCTACCTCCCGACGTGGGATGAGCTCAGCGCGTTCATCGACGGTCGTCTCTCACTGCCCGCGCGTTCCGTGATCATCACGGATGACGACGCGGACCAGACCTGGTTCGACCTGGCGGTGCCGGTGATCGATCGGTACGGGCTGCTCTCGACCTCGTTCATGATCACCGCGGATCGTCAGGATCCCGCGCCCTCGAAGTACGTCCTCCGGCGATCGCACACGCATGACATGCACAAGGCGGGCGACAACGGCAAGGGACGGATGGTGAACTGGACGGCCGAGCAGATCGCCGCAGACCTCAACGCCTCCGCCGACGTGCTCGGGGTGCGGGAGGTCATCGCCTACCCGTACGGTCACTACAACGACACGGCGAAGCAGGGCGTCACGATGGCCGGCTACGAGATGGCGCGCACGATCGAGCCGGGATACGTCGAGATCGGCACGGACAAGCTGGCCCTCCCCGTCGTGCGCATCGACTACGGCATGGGCCTCGACGCGCTGATCAAGCGGATCGGCTGA
- a CDS encoding alpha/beta hydrolase: MQKKRGRRVLKVIVWGLVAVLVLGIGGTVAWSQIGVMPAERAPLASVKENPAIQVEDAEQGIVLTPADGTSDRGLVFVPGAKVDPWAYAPILQSLAEEGVTVVITRPWLNLAFFDLRGLDAFTSAAPGIDDWAVGGHSLGGVRACQLAADAEALVLFGSYCANDVSDSGLAVLSLSGTEDGLSTPEKVDAARDLLPDDARMVAIDGASHASFGDYGPQSGDGEPTITSDEMHALVAEILGPFMAELAPR, translated from the coding sequence GTGCAGAAGAAGCGTGGCCGTCGCGTCCTGAAGGTGATCGTCTGGGGACTCGTCGCCGTCCTCGTCCTCGGGATCGGCGGCACCGTCGCCTGGAGTCAGATCGGGGTGATGCCGGCGGAGCGGGCACCGCTGGCGAGCGTGAAGGAGAACCCCGCGATCCAGGTGGAGGACGCCGAGCAGGGAATCGTCCTCACTCCCGCCGACGGCACCTCCGACCGCGGCCTGGTCTTCGTGCCCGGAGCGAAGGTGGATCCGTGGGCGTACGCCCCGATCCTGCAGAGCCTCGCCGAAGAGGGCGTCACGGTCGTGATCACGCGCCCGTGGCTCAACCTCGCGTTCTTCGACCTCCGCGGGCTCGACGCGTTCACCTCCGCCGCCCCCGGCATCGACGACTGGGCCGTCGGCGGGCATTCGCTGGGCGGCGTCCGCGCCTGCCAGCTCGCTGCCGACGCCGAGGCACTCGTGCTGTTCGGCTCCTACTGCGCGAACGACGTCTCCGACTCCGGTCTCGCGGTGCTGAGCCTCTCGGGCACCGAAGACGGTCTCTCCACGCCCGAGAAGGTCGATGCGGCCCGCGACCTGCTGCCGGACGACGCCAGGATGGTCGCGATCGACGGAGCGTCACACGCATCGTTCGGTGACTACGGCCCACAGTCCGGCGATGGAGAGCCGACGATCACGAGCGACGAGATGCATGCGCTGGTCGCCGAGATCCTCGGCCCCTTCATGGCGGAGCTCGCCCCGCGCTGA
- a CDS encoding PTS mannitol transporter subunit IICB, producing the protein MTTTSPAATKAGDLRTGVQRFGTFLSGMIMPNIAAFIAWGFITMLFIPAGFFGAETPFPGWHWAPVAEIIGGGGDSAVIGWQGAMTALAEGDGGNIFAYVGLVGPMVTYLLPLLIANTAGRMVYGERGGVVATIATMGVIVGTNIPMFLGAMIMGPLAAWITKQMDRLWDGKIRPGFEMLVNNFSAGILGMILAILGFFAFGPVMLGISAVLGAAVDWLVSLSLLPIVSIIVEPAKVLFLNNAINHGVFTPLGIEQAAENGKSILFLIEANPGPGLGLLLAFTFFGVGAAKASAPGAAIIQFFGGIHEIYFPYALSKPTTILALIAGGAAGVTTNMILGGGLAFPAAPGSIIAVTAAAIGSGVGNLLVVYLSVVVAAAVTFLITGVILRASRKSDLAAEGDTFGAAIAQTEANKGKSSAAMDALRASSGSAANAAAPAAVATDRRIENVVFACDAGMGSSAMGASVLRNRFKKAGVDGITVTNQAIANLDGTADLVITQQQLTDRAKAQSPNSIHVSVDNFMNSPKYEEVVEMVREQRGTEA; encoded by the coding sequence ATGACGACGACGTCACCGGCCGCCACGAAGGCAGGCGACCTCCGAACGGGCGTGCAGCGCTTCGGCACGTTCCTGTCCGGAATGATCATGCCCAACATCGCCGCGTTCATCGCGTGGGGATTCATCACCATGCTGTTCATCCCGGCCGGGTTCTTCGGCGCGGAGACACCCTTCCCCGGGTGGCACTGGGCCCCTGTGGCCGAGATCATCGGCGGGGGCGGAGATTCCGCAGTCATCGGCTGGCAGGGTGCCATGACGGCACTCGCCGAAGGTGACGGCGGCAACATCTTCGCGTACGTCGGCCTCGTCGGCCCGATGGTCACCTACCTGCTGCCCCTGCTCATCGCCAACACCGCCGGCCGTATGGTCTACGGCGAGCGCGGCGGCGTCGTGGCGACGATCGCGACGATGGGTGTCATCGTCGGCACGAACATCCCCATGTTCCTCGGAGCGATGATCATGGGCCCGCTGGCCGCCTGGATCACGAAGCAGATGGACCGACTGTGGGACGGCAAGATCCGGCCCGGGTTCGAGATGCTCGTGAACAACTTCTCCGCCGGCATCCTCGGCATGATCCTCGCGATCCTCGGGTTCTTCGCCTTCGGCCCCGTGATGCTCGGCATCAGCGCCGTGCTCGGCGCCGCTGTCGACTGGCTCGTGTCGCTCAGCCTCCTGCCGATCGTGTCGATCATCGTGGAGCCCGCCAAGGTGCTGTTCCTCAACAACGCGATCAACCACGGCGTGTTCACACCGCTCGGCATCGAGCAGGCTGCGGAGAACGGCAAGTCGATCCTCTTCCTCATCGAGGCGAACCCCGGCCCCGGCCTCGGACTGCTCCTGGCGTTCACGTTCTTCGGCGTCGGCGCGGCGAAGGCGTCGGCACCGGGAGCGGCGATCATCCAGTTCTTCGGCGGAATCCACGAGATCTACTTCCCCTACGCGCTCAGCAAGCCGACGACGATCCTCGCGCTGATCGCGGGTGGAGCAGCCGGTGTCACGACCAACATGATCCTGGGCGGCGGTCTGGCCTTCCCGGCCGCGCCCGGCAGCATCATCGCCGTGACGGCAGCAGCCATCGGCAGCGGCGTCGGCAACCTCCTCGTCGTATACCTGTCGGTGGTCGTCGCCGCCGCCGTGACGTTCCTCATCACCGGTGTGATCCTGCGCGCCTCCCGCAAGAGCGACCTCGCCGCCGAGGGTGACACCTTCGGCGCCGCGATCGCACAGACCGAGGCGAACAAGGGCAAGTCCTCCGCGGCGATGGACGCGCTCCGCGCGTCCTCCGGATCCGCCGCGAACGCCGCCGCTCCGGCAGCGGTAGCGACCGACCGCCGTATCGAGAACGTCGTGTTCGCCTGCGATGCCGGCATGGGCTCGTCGGCGATGGGCGCGAGCGTGCTGCGCAACAGGTTCAAGAAGGCGGGGGTCGACGGCATCACCGTCACCAACCAGGCCATCGCGAACCTCGACGGCACGGCCGACCTCGTGATCACGCAGCAGCAGCTGACGGATCGCGCGAAGGCGCAGTCGCCGAATTCGATCCACGTCTCGGTCGACAATTTCATGAACTCCCCGAAGTATGAAGAGGTCGTCGAGATGGTGCGCGAGCAGCGCGGCACCGAGGCGTGA
- a CDS encoding thymidine phosphorylase, translating to MSVEPFDAVDVIRAKRDGGAVPEKALRWMVDAYTRGYVSDAQMASFAMAIFQRGMERDEIRVLTDAMIASGERMSFATLGKKTVDKHSTGGVGDKITLPLAPLVAVFGVAVPQLSGRGLGHTGGTLDKLESIPGWRAALSNEEMFAQMQGDVGAVICAAGSGLAPADKKLYALRDVTGTVEAIPLIASSIMSKKIAEGTDALVLDVKFGSGAFMQDIDRARELARTMVALGTDSGVATTALLTDMNVPLGFAIGNANEVRESVEILAGGGPADVRELTIALAREMLALAGQPDADVEAALDDGRAMDGWKAMIRAQDGDPDAALPTARETHVVTAPADGVVSQMDALPFGVAAWRLGAGRARAEDPVVFEAGIDLHAKPGDRVVAGQPLFTLSAADEARFPRALEALEGAWAVGDEAPTAGPIVRERITA from the coding sequence ATGAGCGTTGAGCCTTTCGACGCGGTAGATGTCATTCGCGCCAAGCGCGACGGAGGTGCGGTGCCCGAGAAGGCGCTGCGCTGGATGGTCGACGCGTACACGCGCGGCTACGTGTCGGATGCGCAGATGGCGTCGTTCGCGATGGCGATCTTCCAGCGCGGCATGGAGCGCGACGAGATCCGGGTGCTCACCGATGCGATGATCGCGTCGGGGGAGCGGATGAGCTTCGCCACCCTAGGCAAGAAGACGGTCGACAAGCACTCCACGGGAGGCGTGGGCGACAAGATCACCCTTCCGCTCGCACCGCTCGTCGCCGTGTTCGGCGTCGCGGTGCCGCAGCTCTCCGGTCGGGGTCTCGGGCACACCGGCGGCACGCTCGACAAGCTCGAGTCGATCCCCGGCTGGCGCGCGGCGCTCAGCAATGAGGAGATGTTCGCGCAGATGCAGGGCGACGTGGGCGCGGTGATCTGCGCCGCAGGCTCGGGCCTCGCTCCCGCCGACAAGAAGCTCTACGCGCTGCGTGATGTGACCGGCACGGTCGAGGCGATCCCGCTGATCGCCTCGAGCATCATGTCGAAGAAGATCGCCGAGGGCACCGACGCGCTCGTGCTCGACGTGAAGTTCGGCTCCGGAGCGTTCATGCAGGACATCGACAGGGCGCGCGAGCTCGCTCGCACGATGGTCGCTCTCGGCACCGACTCCGGCGTCGCCACCACCGCACTGCTGACGGACATGAACGTGCCCCTCGGCTTCGCCATCGGCAACGCCAACGAGGTGCGCGAGTCGGTCGAGATCCTCGCCGGCGGCGGACCCGCCGACGTCCGGGAGCTGACGATCGCCCTGGCTCGCGAGATGCTCGCGCTCGCCGGACAGCCGGATGCCGATGTCGAGGCGGCTCTCGACGACGGACGTGCGATGGACGGCTGGAAGGCCATGATCCGCGCCCAGGACGGCGACCCCGATGCGGCACTGCCGACGGCGCGGGAGACCCACGTGGTCACCGCGCCGGCAGACGGCGTCGTCTCGCAGATGGATGCGCTGCCGTTCGGCGTCGCGGCCTGGCGGCTCGGCGCAGGACGCGCGCGGGCGGAGGATCCGGTCGTCTTCGAAGCCGGCATCGATCTGCATGCGAAGCCGGGCGACCGGGTGGTGGCCGGTCAGCCGCTGTTCACCCTCTCCGCTGCAGATGAGGCGCGATTCCCGAGAGCGCTCGAGGCGCTGGAGGGCGCGTGGGCCGTCGGCGACGAGGCTCCGACCGCGGGTCCCATCGTGCGCGAGCGCATCACGGCGTGA